One Rhizoctonia solani chromosome 3, complete sequence genomic region harbors:
- a CDS encoding thioesterase superfamily protein has product MVASVTNDLVWQNKALLVCIDATCVLARLEYVDFSDNWLPLLRNEQRAEPPTKGYPPPPKTSLDRVVLVREIKSGDLIHIDACINRAWGSSLEAGVRVLLEDMDSGELIYCCHGPLLSTRGIYSLEDVELCVLPVHLKTFTGLRKAVVDMIPAHAKRQWASESGSSQSSAPGSGRASPRAEQDNRQARELRSLELELLADALEAQDPHVHIDDGDIVRAELRCTGRMHQPHHARTLSTFREAKERKKTYMGRVEA; this is encoded by the exons ATGGTAGCCTCTGTTACCAACGACCTGGTGTGGCAGAACAAGGCACTGCTCGTCTGCATTGACGCTACATGCGTACTGGCAAGGCTGGAATACGTCGACTTTTCGGACAATTGGCTCCCGCTTCTCCGCAATGAGCAACGCGCCGAACCGCCGACCAAGGGATACCCCCCTCCGCCAAAAACCAGT CTTGATCGAGTCGTTCTTGTCAGGGAAATCAAGTCAGGCGACCTTATCCACATTGATGCCTGCATTAACCGAGCTTGGGGATCTTCGCTCG AGGCCGGAGTACGAGTACTCCTTGAAGACATGGACTCTGGCGAATTGATTTACTGCTGTCACG GACCTCTCCTCTCGACTCG CGGTATCTATTCGCTGGAAGACGTAGAGTTATGCGTACTTCCCGTCCACCTGAAGACCTTTACAGGTCTTCGTAAGGCTGTGGTTGACATGATTCCGGCGCATGCGAAGCGACAATGGGCCTCCGAGTCTGGGTCGTCCCAGTCGTCGGCTCCCGGATCGGGTAGGGCCTCACCCAGAGCGGAACAAGATAATCGACAAGCGCGGGAGCTACGCAGCCTGGAACTGGAGTTGCTTGCCGATGCTTTGGAAGCACAGGACCCGCATGTCCACATCGATGATGGGGATATCGTGCGAGCTGAGTTGAGGTGTACGGGCCGGATGCACCAGCCGCACCACGCGCGTACCTTGAGCACATTTAGAGAAGCGAAAgagaggaagaagacctaCATGGGTCGAGTTGAGGCCTGA